In Nitrospira sp., a single genomic region encodes these proteins:
- a CDS encoding tetratricopeptide repeat protein yields MNYRNIIIVSMAVVLVACGGPEERKAKYRAKAQDYLTAGNYPKARVALRNVLKIDPKDADAYFLFAQVEEKEKNWRNAVGLYQEVIELVPTHSAALITLAKYYLEARLSDQVVATADKVLANDPRNPQAQALKIAVLALEGSLPEATLKGEALAKEFPTEPDVAILLATLYGQQRRTADAVAVLRLALDAHPKDMDLLNNLNSILLQAKDLAGAESVARRMIDAEPTVFDHRLRLARLYDGQGAPEKAETVLREAIALDPQSEERRLLLADFLQTRKNARAAEQVLLDAASHLSHSTKLRFGLAEFYLKNGQEPQAREQYQALIKEHKDKAAGLDATVKLAELDLYAGKPADASRQIQEVLKINPRSTEALVLSGRMALAKRNGKDAVQAFRTVLHDQPELATVHFLLGQSYQITGEINLAKESFERAVALYPGQVDARRSLAALESQSGRPQQARARLDDLLKQRPDDLAALDMLMNLDLVTKNWTEAERTLERLKSVSKDSVVAAMAEGRLREAQGQLGQASMAYERATALAPNEPEPLLSLIKLDIAQGHTEKTRTRLETLVAAQPHHPFGHGLLGEVLAMTGHPNEADSQFKEATRVNPKWITPWLDWGSLWLAQKQPDQAVQVIQAGLTANQDSEELYMLLALAHTANGRVDPAIAAYDGALRLNPRNVLAANNLAVMLVDSKGDPQSLQKAFALSRDFEKDAPHPLFLDTLGWVRFKMGQLDEGLRVMKDAVAKAPEVPTLNYHLGMAYFQTGKTAEARTHLAKALKSTESFQGRQEAEQTLSQMKG; encoded by the coding sequence ATGAACTACAGAAACATCATCATTGTGAGTATGGCGGTCGTCCTCGTCGCCTGCGGCGGGCCGGAAGAGCGCAAGGCCAAGTATCGGGCCAAGGCTCAAGACTATCTCACGGCTGGGAACTATCCGAAGGCGCGGGTGGCCTTGCGCAATGTGCTGAAGATCGACCCGAAAGACGCCGATGCCTACTTCCTCTTTGCGCAAGTCGAGGAAAAGGAAAAAAACTGGCGCAACGCCGTGGGTCTTTATCAGGAAGTGATCGAACTCGTTCCCACCCACAGCGCCGCGCTGATCACCCTGGCCAAGTATTATCTGGAAGCCCGTCTGAGCGACCAGGTGGTCGCGACCGCCGACAAAGTTCTCGCAAACGATCCTCGGAATCCACAAGCCCAGGCACTGAAAATCGCCGTCCTGGCGCTGGAGGGATCGCTGCCGGAGGCTACTCTCAAAGGGGAAGCCCTCGCCAAGGAGTTTCCCACAGAGCCGGACGTCGCGATCCTGCTGGCGACGCTCTATGGCCAGCAACGGCGAACTGCGGATGCCGTCGCCGTTCTTCGGCTGGCGTTGGATGCCCATCCGAAGGATATGGATCTCCTCAATAATTTGAATTCGATTCTGCTCCAGGCCAAGGATCTCGCCGGCGCGGAATCTGTGGCCCGCCGCATGATCGATGCAGAACCGACGGTGTTCGATCACCGATTGAGACTGGCCCGGCTCTACGACGGACAGGGTGCCCCCGAGAAGGCGGAGACCGTCTTGCGCGAGGCGATCGCGCTCGACCCTCAGAGTGAAGAGCGCCGGCTTCTGCTGGCCGATTTTCTCCAGACCAGGAAGAACGCTCGCGCTGCGGAGCAGGTGCTCCTGGACGCGGCGAGCCACTTGTCCCATTCGACTAAACTTCGCTTCGGCCTGGCGGAGTTCTATCTCAAGAACGGACAGGAGCCTCAGGCCCGCGAACAATATCAAGCCCTGATCAAAGAGCATAAGGACAAGGCGGCCGGTTTGGACGCCACGGTTAAGCTGGCCGAACTGGACCTCTATGCGGGAAAACCGGCCGATGCGAGCCGGCAGATCCAAGAAGTCTTAAAGATCAATCCTCGATCGACCGAGGCGTTGGTGCTCTCCGGACGCATGGCCCTGGCAAAACGCAACGGCAAAGATGCCGTGCAGGCCTTCCGAACTGTCTTGCACGACCAGCCTGAATTGGCGACCGTCCATTTTCTGCTCGGTCAGTCCTATCAGATCACCGGAGAGATCAACCTGGCGAAGGAAAGTTTCGAGCGGGCTGTCGCCCTCTATCCGGGACAGGTGGATGCCCGCCGCTCTCTGGCTGCGCTCGAAAGTCAGAGCGGCAGACCTCAGCAGGCCCGCGCCAGGCTCGACGATCTGTTGAAGCAACGGCCCGACGACCTGGCCGCGCTCGACATGCTGATGAACCTGGATCTTGTGACTAAGAATTGGACGGAAGCAGAACGCACGCTCGAACGGCTCAAGTCCGTTTCCAAGGACAGCGTCGTCGCGGCTATGGCAGAAGGCCGACTGCGGGAGGCGCAGGGACAGCTCGGACAGGCAAGCATGGCCTATGAGCGGGCGACGGCGCTCGCGCCGAATGAACCGGAGCCGCTCCTATCACTCATCAAGCTGGATATCGCCCAAGGCCATACCGAGAAGACCAGAACCAGGCTGGAAACGCTGGTGGCCGCGCAACCTCATCATCCGTTCGGCCACGGCCTGCTGGGCGAAGTCCTCGCCATGACCGGCCACCCCAACGAAGCCGACAGCCAGTTCAAAGAAGCGACCAGGGTCAACCCCAAGTGGATCACGCCCTGGCTCGATTGGGGAAGCCTCTGGCTCGCCCAGAAGCAGCCGGATCAGGCGGTCCAGGTCATCCAGGCCGGTCTCACGGCCAACCAGGACAGCGAAGAGTTGTACATGTTGCTGGCCCTGGCCCATACAGCCAATGGTCGGGTCGATCCGGCCATCGCGGCCTACGATGGGGCATTGCGCTTGAATCCTCGCAACGTACTGGCGGCGAACAATCTTGCGGTGATGCTCGTCGATTCCAAGGGGGACCCTCAAAGTTTGCAAAAGGCCTTCGCGTTGAGCCGCGACTTCGAAAAAGACGCGCCGCACCCGCTCTTTCTGGATACGCTGGGTTGGGTCCGCTTCAAAATGGGGCAGCTGGACGAGGGACTACGGGTCATGAAGGATGCCGTCGCCAAAGCGCCGGAGGTTCCGACGCTGAACTATCATCTCGGAATGGCCTACTTCCAGACGGGCAAGACAGCCGAGGCCCGTACCCACCTGGCCAAAGCACTGAAGAGCACTGAATCGTTCCAGGGGAGACAGGAAGCGGAACAGACCCTGTCGCAGATGAAAGGGTAG
- a CDS encoding polysaccharide biosynthesis/export family protein, giving the protein MISLMPGCAMAAPPVVPQVDPGYRLGAEDVMLISVWKDEQLTREVVVRPDGMFSFPLVGDIQAEDRTVEEIRTDLVKRLVKYIPNPNVSVAVMKVLSYKIYVVGRVNKPGEYLIGHYTDVLQALSLAGGLTPFAAENDIKVIRRVRGQQQVFPVRYGDLRKGQDLEQNILLQRGDTVMVP; this is encoded by the coding sequence GTGATTAGCTTGATGCCCGGTTGTGCCATGGCTGCGCCGCCGGTTGTGCCTCAAGTCGATCCCGGGTATCGCCTCGGAGCGGAAGATGTCATGCTGATTTCGGTCTGGAAGGATGAGCAGCTGACGCGAGAAGTCGTGGTTCGTCCCGACGGTATGTTCTCGTTTCCTCTAGTCGGGGATATCCAGGCCGAGGACCGGACCGTTGAGGAGATTCGGACAGATCTCGTCAAACGACTGGTCAAATACATCCCGAACCCGAATGTCTCCGTCGCGGTCATGAAGGTGCTCAGCTACAAGATCTATGTCGTCGGACGGGTCAACAAGCCGGGAGAATACCTGATCGGCCACTACACCGATGTCCTGCAAGCATTGAGTCTGGCGGGAGGGCTGACTCCTTTCGCCGCGGAAAACGACATCAAGGTGATCCGGCGGGTGAGGGGACAGCAGCAGGTCTTCCCGGTGCGCTACGGCGATCTCCGCAAAGGACAGGATCTGGAACAGAATATTCTCCTCCAGCGCGGTGACACCGTGATGGTGCCATAG
- a CDS encoding CpsD/CapB family tyrosine-protein kinase, whose translation MDRFRTAVQLYKDQQSGSSNQTPGGRSGGPQAVPPPIVYTRTKSLDVPLSVLRQRRVMAAYDKGPFVDAFKILRTQVMHRLREKGWNVLGITSPGDGEGKTLTAVNLAISLAMESTQTVLLVDANLRNPSIHDVFGLKDCAGLADYLLDDVPVENLLVHPGIGRFVLLPGGRAIQNSTEILTSPKMLALVEEFKHRYPSRIVIFDLPPLLQTADVLAFAPYTDALLLVVEEGKTSAEDVQRAFSLVKDSRPVLGTVLNKAGQLAATPATMRKLLGN comes from the coding sequence ATGGACCGATTTCGCACTGCGGTACAACTTTATAAGGACCAACAGAGCGGGTCTTCCAATCAGACTCCCGGAGGACGATCCGGCGGGCCGCAGGCTGTGCCGCCCCCGATTGTCTATACCAGAACCAAATCGCTGGACGTCCCCCTTTCGGTCCTCCGCCAGCGGCGCGTCATGGCGGCTTACGACAAAGGCCCGTTCGTCGACGCCTTCAAGATCCTTCGCACGCAGGTGATGCATCGGCTCCGGGAAAAGGGCTGGAATGTGCTCGGGATCACGAGTCCCGGCGACGGCGAAGGCAAGACGCTCACAGCGGTGAATCTGGCCATCAGTCTGGCCATGGAATCCACGCAGACCGTCTTGCTGGTCGATGCCAACCTGCGCAATCCCAGCATCCATGACGTCTTCGGATTGAAGGACTGCGCCGGTCTGGCCGATTATCTTCTCGATGACGTGCCCGTCGAAAATCTACTGGTCCATCCCGGAATCGGCCGGTTCGTGCTGCTCCCGGGGGGGAGGGCGATCCAGAATTCGACGGAAATCCTGACCTCGCCGAAGATGCTGGCGCTGGTCGAGGAATTCAAACACCGCTATCCCTCGCGGATTGTGATCTTCGACTTGCCCCCGCTGTTGCAGACCGCCGACGTGCTGGCCTTTGCTCCCTATACCGATGCGCTGCTTCTGGTGGTGGAAGAAGGAAAGACCTCCGCGGAGGATGTGCAACGGGCATTCTCACTGGTGAAGGACTCGCGGCCGGTGCTTGGCACCGTCCTCAATAAGGCCGGACAACTGGCCGCTACACCGGCGACCATGAGAAAGCTCTTGGGGAACTAA
- a CDS encoding AAA family ATPase, translating to MYETFYNLRAKPFALLPDSDFLYAGSVHRAAYGLLEYGVLSQAPFMVLTGDPGMGKTSLLQKLIAEHGQKHSIGLITNARYDIEHLLPWILLSLGLSTKQLDPVEAYHVFTQFLAQEAKQHRRVILIVDEAQSLGVELLEELRLLSNLNDGKILKLQIILSGQPDLHALLQRIDMTQFAQRIVVDYHLEPLTETETGHCIRHRLRVAGGSPSLFTNKSCALIHRLTKGNPRLINQVCEIALTYGFAEQARVITSKLVAQAALDRSKGGILPLAGREELAILAAAPEDTTEIDAAIPQPKAAPQTANLPRTASKEQNSEALYQDGLRMKNENRLEEAMALFEEASKNPALWLKAHAQIGICCRTMGNTRAAIQAFRVALNDSSASPKEILDVQYMLARSLQSSHQNKEALTVYRQLARVQPDYRDVAGRIKQLAASTAGRTNGGTRSGTSDSWVSQAFDSLHRLIGTHRP from the coding sequence ATGTACGAAACTTTTTACAATCTTCGCGCCAAACCCTTCGCGCTCCTTCCGGATAGCGACTTCCTCTATGCCGGCTCGGTGCATCGGGCTGCTTATGGCCTCTTGGAGTACGGCGTGCTCAGCCAGGCCCCGTTCATGGTCCTCACCGGCGACCCCGGCATGGGCAAAACCTCGCTGTTGCAAAAACTTATCGCCGAACACGGGCAGAAACATTCGATCGGGCTCATCACCAACGCGCGCTACGACATTGAACACCTCCTTCCCTGGATTCTGCTGTCCCTGGGATTGAGCACCAAACAGCTCGACCCGGTCGAGGCCTATCACGTTTTCACGCAATTCCTGGCTCAGGAGGCGAAACAACACCGCCGGGTCATCCTCATTGTCGATGAAGCGCAAAGTCTCGGCGTCGAGCTGCTCGAAGAACTTCGGCTGCTGTCCAATCTCAACGACGGCAAAATCCTAAAGCTGCAGATTATTCTGTCCGGCCAGCCGGACCTTCACGCGCTGCTCCAACGGATCGACATGACGCAGTTCGCCCAGCGCATCGTCGTCGACTATCATCTGGAACCGCTCACCGAAACGGAAACGGGGCATTGCATTCGCCACCGGTTGCGGGTCGCCGGCGGATCTCCCTCGCTTTTCACGAACAAGTCCTGCGCGCTCATTCATCGGCTGACGAAGGGCAATCCTCGCCTCATCAATCAAGTCTGCGAGATCGCACTGACCTATGGATTTGCCGAACAGGCGAGAGTGATCACGTCCAAGCTGGTCGCGCAGGCGGCGCTGGACCGGAGCAAAGGCGGCATTCTGCCGCTCGCGGGACGTGAGGAGCTGGCTATTCTGGCGGCCGCGCCCGAAGATACAACCGAGATCGATGCCGCCATCCCCCAACCCAAGGCCGCCCCCCAGACAGCGAACCTGCCTCGCACCGCCTCCAAAGAGCAGAATTCCGAGGCCCTGTACCAGGACGGGTTGCGCATGAAAAATGAGAACCGTCTTGAGGAGGCCATGGCCCTCTTCGAAGAGGCGAGCAAGAATCCCGCGTTGTGGCTGAAAGCGCACGCTCAAATCGGTATCTGCTGCCGGACCATGGGCAACACCCGCGCCGCCATCCAGGCCTTCCGCGTCGCCCTGAATGATTCCTCAGCCTCGCCCAAAGAAATCCTCGATGTGCAATACATGCTCGCTCGGTCACTCCAATCCTCCCACCAGAATAAGGAAGCGCTGACGGTCTATCGCCAACTCGCGCGCGTCCAGCCGGATTATCGCGATGTCGCCGGCCGGATCAAACAGTTGGCCGCTTCCACGGCCGGACGCACGAATGGAGGGACGAGATCCGGCACCTCCGATTCCTGGGTCAGCCAGGCTTTCGACAGCCTCCATCGCTTGATCGGCACGCATAGACCGTAG
- a CDS encoding response regulator transcription factor, producing MSLEVIQIIEADQDQARAVDQVLRKASFRTNIAFDGPTGIQDIWKNRPALVVLDLMVPGIGGKDLCRRLREDPQTKSMGIILVTAVTSEDSRVAGLESGADDILTKPYSPRELVARVHAVLRRLAASMPENLDDLDDDLALNATQYVATFRGRQLVLTKPEWQSLLRLAKTTGKVVPREELRSLLWGNDTLSHDRELDQLVASLNQKLATRDGGAPLIVKVAETGYRLLRKAQALPLSA from the coding sequence ATGAGCCTTGAAGTCATCCAAATCATCGAAGCCGATCAAGACCAGGCCCGGGCTGTCGACCAGGTTCTCCGCAAGGCCTCGTTTCGGACCAATATTGCCTTTGACGGACCGACCGGGATTCAGGATATCTGGAAGAACCGGCCCGCCTTAGTCGTGCTGGACCTCATGGTGCCGGGTATCGGCGGCAAAGACTTGTGCCGGCGGCTGCGCGAGGATCCGCAAACGAAATCGATGGGTATCATTCTCGTCACAGCCGTGACCTCGGAAGACTCGCGTGTGGCGGGGCTGGAAAGCGGAGCCGATGATATTCTGACGAAGCCCTACAGCCCTCGCGAGCTGGTTGCTCGGGTGCATGCCGTGCTGCGGCGCCTCGCCGCCAGCATGCCGGAAAATCTCGACGATCTCGATGATGATCTCGCGCTGAACGCCACCCAATACGTCGCCACCTTCCGGGGACGCCAGCTGGTCCTGACCAAGCCGGAATGGCAAAGCCTCCTGCGTTTGGCCAAGACCACGGGAAAGGTGGTGCCGCGAGAGGAACTCCGCAGTCTGTTGTGGGGCAACGATACCCTCTCCCACGACCGGGAGCTGGATCAACTCGTCGCTTCGCTCAATCAGAAACTTGCAACCCGAGACGGCGGCGCGCCCCTCATTGTCAAAGTCGCCGAAACCGGCTACCGGCTTCTCCGGAAAGCGCAGGCCCTACCTCTCAGCGCCTGA
- the sixA gene encoding phosphohistidine phosphatase SixA, with protein MDCLLMRHGIAVETAEWSDLDETRPLTDEGKKKVRQVATGLAAMGLAPTHLFTSPLTRARETAAIVHAMLCPSLTISLCKALEPGSTPQFLATFLRTLPDRAVVLCVGHEPLLGAMGGYLLSGKASRNYPMKKAGVGLIHLPGPARAGEGLLHWWCTPTQLRALGHFKKEKDKD; from the coding sequence ATGGATTGTCTGTTGATGCGGCATGGCATCGCTGTCGAAACGGCGGAATGGTCCGACCTTGACGAGACCCGTCCCTTGACCGATGAAGGCAAGAAGAAAGTCCGCCAGGTCGCCACAGGCCTCGCCGCAATGGGACTCGCGCCCACGCACCTCTTCACCAGCCCCCTCACCAGGGCCAGGGAAACCGCCGCGATCGTCCATGCCATGCTCTGTCCTTCCCTCACGATATCCTTGTGCAAGGCCTTGGAACCGGGATCCACGCCTCAATTCCTGGCGACCTTCCTTCGGACGCTTCCGGATCGCGCCGTCGTCCTCTGTGTCGGACACGAACCGCTGCTGGGCGCAATGGGCGGCTATCTGCTCAGCGGGAAGGCGTCACGGAATTATCCGATGAAGAAGGCCGGGGTTGGGTTGATTCATCTGCCCGGGCCGGCGCGAGCAGGGGAGGGGCTGCTCCATTGGTGGTGCACCCCGACACAGCTCCGCGCGCTGGGACACTTCAAGAAGGAGAAGGATAAAGATTGA
- a CDS encoding Ppx/GppA phosphatase family protein — translation MAKLAVIDIGTNSIHMVLAEILPDASYKILDRFKDMTRLGNGAFAAKRLSDEAIGRGVGVLKTLVTLARNKGFERIAAVATSAVREAKNGGDFVDLVEEQTGIKIRVISGIEEARLIFLGVRHSMALSDKPTLVVDVGGGSVELIVGTRDGLQHAKSLRLGAIRLSDQYVSKTPPSEAMVEQLNEAVSLALKAALDTFKVKQFEAVVATSGMAGNLAEIVHLKQTGRPLPQLNLAKVRLKDVRLVEAELGKTSVKARLGIPGLDPKRVDTLFPAVVVLRRLLELSGADEMTICDKAIREGVIYDFIDRYRDGLKAEREIPDVRRRNVIGLARRCQVPEVHSLHVAGLALKLFDQTKRLHQLGDVERSWLEYAAVLHDIGYLINPRQHHKHAYYLIKNSDIGGLTAEEIEVVANIARYHRRSMPAAKHEGYADLSVKLKRTVRILSALLRVADALDRTHFSAVQTVDVKIGQTLLTIVATVSGDAAMEIWSASQRTDLLERVFRRRVQFSEVPQEAEKS, via the coding sequence ATGGCCAAACTCGCCGTCATCGACATCGGAACCAACTCCATTCATATGGTGCTGGCTGAAATCCTGCCCGACGCCAGTTACAAGATTCTGGACCGATTCAAAGACATGACCAGGCTCGGCAATGGGGCCTTCGCCGCGAAGCGACTTTCCGACGAAGCCATCGGCCGCGGGGTCGGCGTCTTGAAGACGCTGGTGACCTTGGCGAGGAACAAGGGGTTTGAGCGAATTGCCGCCGTGGCGACCAGCGCCGTGCGTGAGGCGAAAAACGGCGGGGATTTCGTCGATTTAGTCGAAGAGCAGACCGGCATCAAAATCCGCGTGATCAGCGGAATCGAGGAAGCCCGGCTGATCTTTCTCGGCGTCCGTCACAGCATGGCGTTGTCCGACAAGCCGACGCTGGTGGTGGATGTGGGCGGGGGATCGGTCGAGCTCATCGTCGGGACGCGCGATGGGTTGCAGCATGCCAAGAGCCTGAGGCTCGGCGCGATTCGCTTGTCCGATCAATATGTGAGTAAGACCCCGCCCAGCGAGGCCATGGTCGAGCAGTTGAACGAGGCGGTCTCGCTGGCCTTGAAGGCTGCGCTCGATACGTTCAAGGTGAAACAGTTTGAGGCCGTGGTCGCCACGTCCGGCATGGCCGGCAATCTGGCCGAGATTGTTCATCTGAAGCAGACCGGCCGTCCGTTGCCGCAGCTTAACCTGGCGAAGGTGCGGCTGAAAGATGTGCGCCTGGTCGAGGCCGAACTCGGCAAGACATCCGTCAAAGCGCGACTGGGCATTCCCGGGCTCGATCCGAAGCGGGTGGATACGCTGTTTCCCGCGGTGGTGGTGTTGCGTCGTCTGTTGGAATTATCCGGTGCCGACGAGATGACGATCTGCGATAAGGCCATTCGTGAAGGGGTGATCTACGATTTCATCGACCGGTATCGCGACGGGCTGAAGGCGGAGCGCGAGATTCCGGATGTCCGGCGGCGCAATGTGATCGGATTGGCGCGACGTTGCCAAGTCCCCGAGGTGCATTCCCTGCACGTGGCCGGTCTGGCGCTGAAGCTGTTCGATCAAACGAAGCGCTTGCACCAGCTGGGTGACGTGGAGCGCAGTTGGCTGGAGTATGCCGCGGTGCTGCATGATATCGGCTATCTGATCAATCCGAGGCAGCATCATAAACATGCCTACTATCTGATCAAGAACAGCGACATCGGCGGATTGACGGCGGAAGAAATCGAAGTCGTGGCCAACATTGCGCGCTATCACCGCCGGTCCATGCCGGCAGCCAAGCACGAGGGCTATGCCGACTTGTCCGTGAAGCTCAAACGGACGGTCCGGATCCTGTCGGCCCTTCTGCGGGTGGCCGATGCGTTGGATCGGACGCATTTCTCTGCCGTGCAGACGGTGGATGTGAAGATCGGTCAGACCTTGTTGACGATCGTGGCCACGGTCAGCGGTGATGCGGCGATGGAGATCTGGTCGGCCTCGCAGCGGACGGATCTGCTTGAGCGGGTCTTTCGACGGCGCGTGCAGTTTAGCGAAGTGCCGCAGGAAGCCGAGAAATCATGA
- a CDS encoding OmpA family protein, with protein sequence MYTPLHRLIPGCLALLLTIGASGCATKSVYGTGDELIASEERIPEPAIRERTPREPGTPVTRTSPGMRAELSARNATGAERSILSDVLFDFDRATLRIDALPILDANAKRLADEGTKRVLLEGRGDEMGTSAYNLVLGERRAKAVRSYLKQLGLDIDLRTTSYGKDRPLCFEHQQECWQKNRSVHFVVKE encoded by the coding sequence ATGTACACGCCATTACATCGACTCATACCGGGCTGCCTTGCACTGTTGCTGACCATCGGCGCATCGGGGTGCGCCACCAAGTCTGTCTACGGGACAGGCGATGAATTGATTGCCAGTGAAGAGCGGATTCCCGAACCGGCCATCCGCGAGCGCACTCCGCGCGAGCCGGGCACTCCGGTCACGCGCACGAGTCCCGGCATGCGCGCCGAGCTGTCCGCCAGAAATGCGACCGGCGCCGAACGAAGTATTCTTTCGGATGTGCTCTTCGATTTCGATCGCGCCACGCTCCGGATCGATGCCTTGCCGATTTTGGATGCCAACGCCAAAAGACTGGCCGACGAGGGGACCAAGCGGGTTCTCCTCGAAGGGCGCGGGGATGAAATGGGGACCTCTGCCTACAACTTGGTCCTGGGTGAGCGTCGGGCGAAGGCGGTGCGTTCCTATCTCAAGCAGTTGGGGCTCGACATCGACTTGCGCACGACCAGTTACGGCAAAGATCGTCCGCTCTGTTTTGAGCATCAGCAGGAATGCTGGCAGAAAAATCGCAGCGTTCACTTCGTGGTGAAAGAGTAG